The DNA region TAGTCCCTGCAGTGTGAAACTTTTACCGTTCTATATTTATGACAAAGCACATCCGCGAAAGATGTCACGTCATGCTCTGGTGTCGActttaattttgtcattttaagaccccccccccccccccccccccctatgtAATATATCTGTTTGCTCTGTTTGCCTTTTGCTGTTGAAAGAATGGCCCAGAAGGAGAAGCTCCAGTGCCTGAAGGACTTCCACAAGGACACGCTGAAGCCGTCTCCCGGCAAGAGTCCCGGCACCCGTCCCGAAGACGAGGCCGAGGGCAAACACCCGCAGCGAGAGAAGTGGGCCAGCAAGCTGGACTTTGTTCTGTCGGTGGCCGGAGGATTTGTGGGTTTAGGGAACGTCTGGCGCTTCCCGTACCTCTGCTACAAGAACGGCGGAGGTGAGGCCGCAACGATAGTCGGCGGCGCTCTACGTCGCCCCAAAAACCATTCGATATGCCGTATAATAGACGCTCGGATAGAGACGATGGCGCCACGCGAAGAAGCTGGCGTCGCTCGCCAGCCAGCGCCGGCCGGACGCCAGACTCGGGACACCGGTCTTCAGCTGCTCTCCTTCCTTTGCTGCCTTCCAGGTGCTTTCCTCATCCCCTACTTCATCTTCCTGTTCGGCGGAGGCCTCCCGGTCTTCTTCCTGGAGGTGGCGCTGGGCCAGTTCACCTCCGAGGGTGGCATCACCTGCTGGGGCAAGCTGTGCCCCATCTTCACAGGTACGGACAAAAGAAATGACGTCGGCGGTTTCGCTCTGGGTCGTGTTGGCGATTTCCCGACGAACTCTTCGAAGCTTACCGGGAGCCTAAAGTTCCATAAAACCAAGATTATTGGGACAAAGTAAGAAGCCCGGCGTCGGACGGCAGCAGTTGATTTGCGGTGAATTGGGATGCCGATTGTCATATTGATACAACAGCGTCGATTTTAGCTTTGAGGTTAGGATGTCGCGAATGAGAAGTTGCAGAAAAAGTCACGACTCAGGGTTCGGGGTTGGGAGTTAGCGTCGGCTTGGAGTTGAGTAGGAAACGGTGACGGAGGAAGGTTTTGATGAGGGTTAGGGATGAGAGTCCTGAGTGCCGTTGGGGCGAGGGATTGCTTTGGAGTTAGGGTTTGGGCTAAAATGAGAGATTGGGGTTGGGCTCAGCAAATAGGGTTACGGTCTTCTGGATGACGGTGCGGATTTGGGTTTCCTTTAATCGGAAAGTATGGTACGGGGTTTGGATTTGATGTGAAGGTTCGCGTCGTCATCATCGAGTCATCTGATTGTAAGAAGCACTTCCGGAAGGCACAATCAACCCATTTGACGGAACCGAGGTCGTCTCGTCATTGTCAAGGTCAAAGACGTCCATCGCTTTGTCATCGTTCCGAGTCGCCGTCCGACCTCGGTAACGTTGCGCTTACCGCACCTCCCGCATTTTCGGCTCTCGACGCACGCGTCCCCTGCTCCGACCGGCCGGCCGCCGCCGTTGCCGGGCGACGCCGCGGCCCGGATTCCGATTTTGAAACGGCTTCTTCTGAGAGCGCCGATTCGGTCCTCGCTGAGCCGAGTCCGTCTCGTCATCGCCCTCGCAATTTCCTCCCTTCCTGGCTCTTCCCCTCCCCCGTTACAAAATTGGGTCAATATATTCGTCGTCCGCGTCTGCTCGACTTTACCTCGTTAATATTCACGCCGCCTGTAATTGCGTCGTTTCGTCGCTTGTTTTATTCGCTCGTTTTCAGTCTGCGCGCGCACACTCGCGCGCTCGCACGGCAACTTCCGACACGACGTACACAGTGTCCTGGATCGCAGGTTGCCAGGGCGACAGCGCGGCAACGCATCAGAGCGATGGGGCGGGTGGAAAAAAGgaacgagagaaaaaaaaaacagagagagagagagaggaaaggcCAAGAAAGTGGAAAAGATTCCTGTGTGTCTTATCCCCCCGCATCCATTAGAGGGAGGAGTTAGCGAGTTAGCAATTGTGTTTGGGGCTAGTGCTAATTGGTTAGCATTCGTCGGTAGGATTTGGGTTGGAGTGGGTGTTAGGTTTGGGATTAGGATTCGGGTTATGGTTTGCGTCAGTGCTACGTTTTGTATTCGTTTGAATGTTTAGCGTGAGGGTTCGGGTCACTCGGTGTAGTAGGATTAGCGGATTAGATTTGGGGTAAGGTGGAGGAGCTGGGTTGGGGTTAGTTTGGGTTCAGGATCTGGGACTGGGTCAGGGTTTCGTAAGATCGTGTTGGTGGTGCGCTCGATGTCAAAAAGAGTCAAGAAAGGAAGACTGGAAGGTAAACCGAGATCAGTCGACGATCCGAGCGATAGACGAagactttgtttttgtctcacGCGCACGAGGTCAACCGAAGTCGTACGTCAGTGACATCATGGAGGACCGcggcgtgtgtgcgcgtgtgtgtttgttcgaTCGGCATCGAACCGTGAGCGGAGgtgcagaaaaacaaacaaacctccaAGGGCATTCTTTTggcgcgcacgcgcgcgcgcacatgcATACGCACGAGCAGACACGATTGATCACGATTAAGTGAAGTGCCCGCTCCGATCATTAGTAACGCTAACACGTAAAAGCTCAGAACTCCTCGCCGTCTCGCTCTCGGCGTCGTCGGCGGTCAAAGGGAGACGAAATGGCGTCTTACGGCTAAAACCGAAAACCAGCCGCTTGGCTTCGGAGCCATTCGGAGTTCGCGTGTCGCCGCACCCCGCTCGACTACGTTTAGCGCCTCAGACCTCGAATGAGATTCGTCGCTGGACTTTATACGGCCAACGAGAGTCACGTCGTGGGCGTACTTGACGATCGGATCGTAGAGAGAACGAGAGCGGACGAAGAATGCAACCCTGTGGGGCGCCGCGACTTTAAACAACTGCATGCAGCAGACGACAAATCACCAATTCGAACTCTCTGGGGTTCTCAAAGTAGCAACATAAAAATCTGACAACGGGGAGGAAAGCCACCCGGTCCAGCGGTCTAAGAAAGAACCTTGCGGCCCTCATATTGAGACACACTTAAAAAGGGAATAAAGGACTAAAGACGGGAACTTCTCG from Phycodurus eques isolate BA_2022a chromosome 10, UOR_Pequ_1.1, whole genome shotgun sequence includes:
- the LOC133408399 gene encoding sodium- and chloride-dependent taurine transporter-like isoform X3 — encoded protein: MAQKEKLQCLKDFHKDTLKPSPGKSPGTRPEDEAEGKHPQREKWASKLDFVLSVAGGFVGLGNVWRFPYLCYKNGGGAFLIPYFIFLFGGGLPVFFLEVALGQFTSEGGITCWGKLCPIFTGIGYASIVIVSLLNIYYIVILAWGLYYLFQCFQPELPWAKCNQPWNTDRCIEDTYRKNKSLWLPSNFSNFTSPVTEFWDFGGLC